In Sporichthya polymorpha DSM 43042, a genomic segment contains:
- the glmU gene encoding bifunctional UDP-N-acetylglucosamine diphosphorylase/glucosamine-1-phosphate N-acetyltransferase GlmU, whose translation MKPAAVIVLAAGEGTRMKSSTPKVMHTLGGRSLVGHALAAARGTDPERVIVVVGSGRELVTAHLGEIDADAVPVVQEPRNGTGHAVRIALEGGAPDVTGTVLVVCGDVPLLRTETLQALLDHHAAEGNAATVLTAIVPDPTGYGRMVRDESGAVTAIVEHRDATEVQREIAEINSGIYAFDGALLRDALGRLRTDNSQGEEYLTDTLEILRTDGHRVGALPAQDFNEIHGINDRVQLAHLRRLLNDRVCEQWMRAGVTIVDPATTWIDVEVTLAPDVTIAPNTQLHGRTRIATGAVVGPNTTLTDVEVGEDATVLATHATDVEIGPGVSTGPFTFLRPGTKLAAKSKVGAFCEVKNSNLGMGSKVPHLSYVGDGDIGDGTNIGAATIFVNYDGQTKNRTRVGDHAFVGCDTMLVAPVTVHDGAYVAAGSVITSDVPPGAMAVARGKQRNVEGWVERKRPDSKSAKAAAAAREAGPDRTNGS comes from the coding sequence GTGAAGCCCGCCGCCGTGATCGTGCTCGCCGCCGGCGAAGGCACCCGGATGAAGTCGTCGACCCCGAAGGTGATGCACACCCTCGGGGGGCGGTCGCTCGTCGGGCACGCCCTGGCCGCCGCCCGGGGCACCGACCCCGAGCGCGTGATCGTCGTCGTCGGCTCCGGCCGGGAACTCGTCACCGCGCACCTCGGTGAGATCGACGCCGACGCCGTGCCGGTCGTCCAGGAGCCCCGCAACGGCACGGGTCACGCGGTCCGCATCGCGCTCGAGGGCGGCGCCCCGGACGTCACCGGCACCGTCCTCGTCGTCTGCGGCGACGTGCCGCTGCTGCGCACCGAGACCCTGCAGGCGCTGCTCGACCACCACGCCGCCGAGGGCAACGCCGCCACCGTGCTGACCGCGATCGTCCCGGACCCGACGGGCTACGGTCGCATGGTCCGTGACGAGAGCGGGGCGGTCACCGCGATCGTCGAGCACCGGGACGCCACCGAGGTCCAGCGCGAGATCGCCGAGATCAACTCCGGCATCTACGCCTTCGACGGCGCCCTGCTGCGCGACGCCCTCGGCCGGCTGCGCACCGACAACAGCCAGGGCGAGGAGTACCTCACCGACACCCTCGAGATCCTGCGCACCGACGGCCACCGCGTCGGCGCCCTGCCGGCGCAGGACTTCAACGAGATCCACGGCATCAACGACCGCGTCCAGCTCGCGCACCTGCGCCGCCTGCTCAACGACCGGGTCTGCGAGCAGTGGATGCGCGCCGGCGTCACGATCGTCGACCCCGCGACGACGTGGATCGACGTCGAGGTCACCCTCGCCCCGGACGTCACGATCGCCCCGAACACCCAGCTGCACGGCCGGACCCGGATCGCCACCGGCGCGGTCGTCGGGCCGAACACGACGCTGACCGACGTCGAGGTGGGGGAGGACGCGACGGTGCTCGCCACCCACGCGACCGACGTCGAGATCGGCCCCGGCGTCTCGACCGGCCCGTTCACGTTCCTGCGGCCGGGCACGAAACTCGCGGCGAAGAGCAAGGTCGGCGCGTTCTGCGAGGTCAAGAACTCCAACCTCGGCATGGGCTCGAAGGTCCCGCACCTGTCCTACGTCGGCGACGGCGACATCGGCGACGGCACCAACATCGGCGCGGCGACGATCTTCGTGAACTACGACGGGCAGACCAAGAACCGCACGAGAGTCGGCGACCACGCCTTCGTGGGCTGCGACACGATGCTCGTCGCGCCGGTCACGGTGCACGACGGGGCGTACGTGGCGGCGGGGTCGGTGATCACCTCCGACGTCCCG
- a CDS encoding TetR/AcrR family transcriptional regulator: MAEPSDSNGRAATRARMSGKERRLQLVDVGRRLFAEKGFEGTSVEEIAAKAGVSKPVVYEHFGGKEGLYAVVVDREIELLLERMTNALTSRNPRQLAEQAALALLEYIETNTDGFRILVRDSPVAQSTGGFASLISDVASQVEHIMVAQFKARGFDPKLAPMYAQMLVGMVALTGQWWLDVRKPKRADVAAHLVNLAWNGLAHLEAKPALKTVAPDGTKPVRGSGKNADFRASK; this comes from the coding sequence ATGGCCGAACCTTCCGACTCGAACGGGCGCGCGGCGACCCGTGCCCGGATGTCGGGCAAGGAGCGCCGCCTCCAGCTCGTCGACGTCGGCCGTCGCCTGTTCGCCGAGAAGGGGTTCGAGGGCACCTCGGTCGAGGAGATCGCGGCGAAGGCCGGCGTCTCCAAGCCGGTCGTCTACGAGCACTTCGGTGGCAAGGAAGGCCTCTACGCGGTCGTCGTCGACCGCGAGATCGAGCTCCTCCTCGAGCGCATGACGAACGCGCTGACCAGCCGCAACCCGCGGCAGCTCGCCGAGCAGGCCGCGCTCGCGCTGCTGGAGTACATCGAGACCAACACCGACGGGTTCCGGATCCTCGTCCGCGACTCACCGGTCGCGCAGTCCACCGGCGGCTTCGCGAGCCTGATCTCCGACGTCGCCAGCCAGGTCGAGCACATCATGGTCGCGCAGTTCAAGGCCCGCGGCTTCGATCCGAAGCTCGCCCCGATGTACGCGCAGATGCTGGTCGGCATGGTCGCGCTGACGGGGCAGTGGTGGCTCGACGTCCGCAAGCCGAAGCGGGCCGACGTGGCGGCTCACCTCGTCAACCTCGCCTGGAACGGCCTGGCCCACCTCGAGGCCAAGCCCGCCCTGAAAACGGTCGCCCCCGACGGCACCAAGCCCGTCCGCGGGTCCGGGAAGAACGCGGACTTCCGCGCGAGCAAGTAG
- a CDS encoding acyl-CoA desaturase has protein sequence MATTQLLPPTPEVKGTMGSERKGWLEQAVLGLVIVVPLLAVAAIVPVMWGWGLHWRDVVIAGVFYVITGFGITVGYHRYFTHGSFRAKRPLRIALGIMGSLAIEGPLIRWVADHRKHHQFSDSEGDPHSPWGHGEGVRGLMRGLYHAHLGWLFDEEQTPARKYAPDLLADPDIVKISRHFPTWVAVSTLLPAVIGGLWSMSWQGALSAFFWATLVRVALLHHVTWSINSICHVVGNRPFKSRDRSGNVWWLAILSFGESWHNLHHADPTSARHGVLRGQIDTSARLIWIFERLGWASNVRWPDAKRLEARRAT, from the coding sequence ATGGCGACAACCCAGCTGCTTCCGCCGACCCCCGAGGTCAAGGGAACGATGGGATCGGAACGGAAGGGTTGGCTCGAACAGGCCGTTCTGGGGCTCGTCATCGTCGTGCCGCTTCTCGCGGTCGCCGCGATCGTCCCCGTCATGTGGGGCTGGGGGCTGCACTGGCGCGATGTCGTCATCGCCGGCGTCTTCTACGTCATCACCGGATTCGGCATCACCGTCGGGTACCACCGCTACTTCACGCACGGCTCGTTCCGCGCCAAGCGGCCGCTGCGCATCGCGCTCGGCATCATGGGCAGCCTGGCCATCGAGGGCCCGCTGATCCGCTGGGTCGCCGACCACCGCAAGCACCACCAGTTCTCCGACTCCGAGGGTGACCCGCACTCGCCCTGGGGCCACGGCGAGGGCGTCCGCGGGCTGATGCGCGGGCTGTACCACGCCCACCTCGGTTGGCTCTTCGACGAGGAGCAGACGCCGGCCCGCAAGTACGCGCCGGACCTGCTCGCCGACCCCGACATCGTCAAGATCTCGCGCCACTTCCCGACCTGGGTCGCGGTCTCGACCCTGCTGCCGGCGGTGATCGGCGGCCTGTGGTCGATGTCCTGGCAGGGCGCGCTGTCCGCGTTCTTCTGGGCGACGCTGGTCCGCGTCGCGCTGCTGCACCACGTCACCTGGTCGATCAACTCGATCTGCCACGTCGTGGGGAACCGGCCGTTCAAGAGCCGCGACCGTTCCGGCAACGTCTGGTGGCTCGCGATCCTCAGCTTCGGCGAGTCGTGGCACAACCTGCACCACGCCGACCCGACCTCGGCTCGCCACGGCGTCCTCCGCGGTCAGATCGACACCAGTGCCCGCCTGATCTGGATCTTCGAGAGGCTGGGCTGGGCCTCGAACGTCCGGTGGCCCGACGCCAAGCGCCTCGAAGCCCGACGCGCCACCTGA
- a CDS encoding trans-aconitate 2-methyltransferase encodes MWDPQTYLTYADERTRPARDLLAAVDVEQPARVVDLGCGTGTSTRLLARRWPDADVLGTDSSPEMIAAARTELAEPGAALCRYEVADASTWAPDEPVDVWFSNAMLQWLPDHLDRLPGWLGTVAPGGALAFQVPGNVESPSHVLLREATRSPAWRDRLAGIPERREAVEAPVRYADVLAAAGARPDVWETTYLHRLDGPDPVLRWTRGTALRPVLAVLEGDEAAREAFLADYGAALRTAYPPNSDGTVTFPFRRIFVVARVPA; translated from the coding sequence ATGTGGGACCCGCAGACCTACCTGACCTACGCCGACGAGCGGACCCGACCCGCGCGCGACCTGCTCGCGGCCGTCGACGTCGAGCAGCCCGCCCGCGTCGTCGACCTCGGCTGCGGCACCGGCACCTCGACGCGGCTGCTCGCCCGCCGCTGGCCGGACGCGGACGTCCTCGGCACGGACTCCTCGCCCGAGATGATCGCCGCGGCCCGGACCGAGCTCGCCGAACCCGGGGCCGCCCTCTGCCGCTACGAGGTCGCAGACGCGTCCACCTGGGCCCCGGACGAGCCCGTCGACGTGTGGTTCTCCAACGCGATGCTCCAGTGGCTGCCGGACCACCTGGACCGGCTCCCGGGCTGGCTGGGCACCGTCGCCCCCGGCGGCGCGCTGGCCTTCCAGGTCCCCGGCAACGTCGAGTCCCCGAGCCACGTCCTGCTCCGCGAGGCCACCCGCAGCCCCGCCTGGCGCGACCGCCTCGCCGGCATCCCCGAGCGCCGGGAGGCCGTCGAGGCCCCCGTCCGCTACGCCGACGTCCTCGCCGCGGCCGGCGCCCGCCCGGACGTCTGGGAGACCACCTACCTGCACCGCCTCGACGGGCCCGATCCGGTGCTGCGCTGGACGAGGGGGACGGCGTTGCGCCCGGTGCTCGCGGTGCTGGAGGGGGACGAAGCAGCGCGCGAGGCCTTCCTCGCCGACTACGGAGCGGCTCTGCGCACCGCGTACCCTCCGAACAGCGACGGGACGGTCACGTTCCCGTTCCGGCGGATCTTCGTCGTCGCCCGCGTCCCGGCCTGA
- a CDS encoding MarR family winged helix-turn-helix transcriptional regulator, which translates to MQDEVDRLVAAWRRERPDLDTRPLEVLSRVTRLARHLDRARRSAFTEHNLEAWEFDVLSALRRSGEPYQLSPGALLNQTLVTSGTMTNRIDRLAAKELVRREPDPADRRGVLVVLTPQGRAVVDDTLTDLLAHEQKLLAGLTDRQRDLLADLLRDLVAPFDNPE; encoded by the coding sequence ATGCAGGACGAGGTGGACCGGCTCGTCGCCGCGTGGCGACGCGAACGGCCGGACCTGGACACCCGGCCGCTGGAGGTGCTGAGCCGGGTGACCCGGCTCGCCCGCCACCTGGACCGGGCCCGCCGCAGCGCGTTCACCGAGCACAACCTCGAGGCGTGGGAGTTCGACGTCCTCTCCGCGCTCCGCCGTTCGGGTGAGCCGTACCAGCTCTCCCCCGGCGCGCTGCTGAACCAGACCCTCGTGACGTCCGGGACCATGACCAACCGGATCGACCGCCTCGCCGCGAAGGAACTCGTCCGCCGCGAGCCCGACCCCGCCGACCGCCGCGGCGTCCTCGTCGTCCTCACCCCCCAGGGCCGCGCCGTCGTCGACGACACCCTCACCGACCTCCTCGCCCACGAGCAGAAGCTCCTCGCCGGCCTCACCGACCGCCAGCGCGACCTCCTCGCCGACCTCCTCCGCGACCTCGTCGCCCCCTTCGACAATCCCGAGTGA
- a CDS encoding ABC-F family ATP-binding cassette domain-containing protein encodes MSNLVNLEAVSKAYGPTRLLDGVSLGLAAGERIGVVGRNGAGKSTLLRVLSKVEEPDTGRVTHSGGLRVAVLSQADNLDPELTIRQVVVGDRPEHEWAGDARVRAVFSGLFGGLSLPAFPAGLDTVVGPCSGGERRRIALARELIAAPDLLVLDEPTNHLDVEGIAWLAEHLASSPQALLVVTHDRWFLDAVCTRTWEVSDGAVHAYEGGYAAYVLAKAERQRVAQATEERAANLARKELAWLRRGPPARTSKPKFRIDAANALIEREPPARDSQELVRFASARLGRTAYELHDVTLKVGDKILLDRQTWNLGPGDRVGLVGVNGSGKTSLVRLLLGQLSPASGSVKVGVTVKAAHLSQEVGELDPTERVLTSVERIAKYITLGKKEHTASSMLERFGFTGNRQWAPVGDLSGGERRRLQLLRLLMTEPNVLFLDEPTNDLDIETLTQLEDLLDGWPGTLLVVSHDRYFLERTTDTVQALLGDARLRMLPGGVDEYLALRAAASAPAAAPGVDSAVPAKAAASGADARAARKELTRIERRLEKIAAAEADLHDQLATHASDYAKVAELDGTLRELAAEKASLEEQWLLAAELADG; translated from the coding sequence ATGAGCAACCTCGTCAATCTCGAAGCCGTCTCGAAGGCCTACGGCCCGACGCGGCTGCTCGACGGTGTCTCCCTCGGCCTCGCGGCGGGGGAGCGGATCGGTGTCGTCGGCCGCAACGGCGCCGGCAAGTCGACGCTGCTGCGCGTGCTGTCGAAGGTCGAGGAGCCCGACACCGGACGCGTCACGCACTCCGGTGGGCTGCGCGTCGCGGTGCTGTCGCAGGCGGACAACCTCGACCCGGAGCTGACGATCCGTCAGGTCGTGGTCGGCGATCGCCCCGAGCACGAGTGGGCGGGCGACGCCCGCGTGCGCGCGGTCTTCTCCGGCCTGTTCGGTGGGCTGTCGCTGCCGGCCTTCCCGGCGGGGCTCGACACGGTCGTCGGGCCGTGCTCGGGCGGTGAGCGGCGCCGGATCGCGCTCGCGCGTGAGCTGATCGCCGCGCCGGACCTGCTCGTCCTCGACGAGCCGACCAACCACCTCGACGTCGAGGGCATCGCGTGGCTCGCGGAGCACCTCGCCTCCTCGCCGCAGGCGCTGCTCGTCGTGACGCACGACCGGTGGTTCCTGGACGCGGTCTGCACGCGGACGTGGGAGGTCTCCGACGGCGCGGTCCACGCCTACGAGGGCGGGTATGCGGCGTACGTCCTCGCGAAGGCGGAGCGGCAGCGCGTCGCGCAGGCGACCGAGGAGCGCGCGGCGAACCTCGCGCGCAAGGAGTTGGCCTGGCTGCGGCGCGGCCCGCCGGCGCGGACGTCGAAGCCGAAGTTCCGCATCGACGCGGCGAACGCGCTGATCGAGCGCGAGCCCCCGGCGCGGGACTCGCAGGAGCTCGTCCGGTTCGCGAGCGCGCGCCTCGGCCGGACCGCGTACGAGCTGCACGACGTCACGCTGAAGGTCGGCGACAAGATTCTGTTGGACCGTCAGACGTGGAACCTCGGCCCGGGCGACCGGGTCGGCCTCGTCGGGGTCAACGGGAGCGGGAAGACCTCGCTCGTGCGCCTGCTGCTGGGGCAGCTGTCCCCGGCGTCGGGGTCGGTGAAGGTCGGCGTGACGGTGAAGGCGGCCCATCTCTCGCAGGAGGTGGGCGAGCTCGACCCGACCGAGCGGGTGCTGACCTCCGTCGAGCGGATCGCGAAATACATCACGCTCGGCAAGAAGGAGCACACCGCGTCCTCGATGCTCGAGCGGTTCGGGTTCACCGGGAACCGGCAGTGGGCCCCGGTCGGCGACCTCTCCGGCGGTGAGCGCCGGCGGCTGCAGCTGCTGCGGCTGCTGATGACCGAGCCCAACGTCCTGTTCCTCGACGAGCCCACCAACGACCTCGACATCGAGACCCTCACCCAGCTCGAGGACCTCCTCGACGGCTGGCCCGGCACCCTCCTCGTCGTCAGCCACGACCGCTACTTCCTCGAGCGGACCACCGACACCGTCCAGGCCCTCCTCGGCGACGCCCGGCTGCGCATGCTCCCGGGCGGCGTCGACGAGTACCTCGCCCTCCGCGCCGCCGCATCCGCGCCCGCCGCTGCGCCGGGCGTCGACAGCGCGGTTCCCGCGAAGGCCGCCGCGTCCGGCGCCGACGCCCGCGCCGCCCGCAAGGAGCTGACCCGCATCGAGCGCCGGCTGGAGAAGATCGCCGCCGCCGAGGCCGACCTTCACGACCAGCTCGCGACCCACGCCAGCGACTACGCGAAGGTCGCCGAGCTCGACGGCACCCTCCGCGAACTCGCCGCCGAGAAGGCCTCCCTCGAGGAGCAGTGGCTCCTCGCCGCCGAGCTCGCCGACGGCTGA
- a CDS encoding 4-(cytidine 5'-diphospho)-2-C-methyl-D-erythritol kinase has product MRQSVTVRAPAKVNLQLAVGPLREDGYHDLATVFHAVGLYDDVIAEPAEDIAVTLAEPDPEVPLDEGNLAVRAANALAEATGIAEGVHLRLVKRIPVAAGLAGGSADAAATLVACDALWGTALSREELAGIAATLGSDVPFALLGGTAIGTGRGTLLSPVLGRGEFHWVLAVAAEGLSTPTVYAECDRLRHAAGVEVPEPAVDDALMAALRSGDAKALGAALSNDLQDAAVGLRPALAQTLGAAAELGALGAIVSGSGPTVAFLVRSPEAAIDVAVGLTAMGLCRDVKRAGGPVPGAKVLRT; this is encoded by the coding sequence GTGCGGCAGAGCGTGACCGTGCGCGCCCCGGCGAAGGTCAACCTCCAGCTCGCGGTCGGCCCCCTGCGCGAGGACGGGTACCACGACCTCGCGACGGTCTTCCACGCCGTCGGTCTCTACGACGACGTCATCGCCGAGCCCGCCGAGGACATCGCGGTCACGCTCGCCGAACCCGACCCCGAGGTCCCGCTCGACGAGGGCAACCTCGCCGTGCGCGCCGCGAACGCCCTCGCCGAGGCGACCGGGATCGCTGAGGGCGTGCACCTGCGCCTGGTGAAGCGCATCCCCGTCGCGGCCGGGCTCGCCGGCGGCAGCGCCGACGCGGCCGCGACGCTCGTCGCCTGCGACGCGCTGTGGGGCACCGCGCTCTCCCGCGAGGAGCTCGCCGGGATCGCGGCGACGCTGGGGTCGGACGTCCCGTTCGCGCTGCTCGGCGGGACGGCGATCGGCACCGGACGCGGGACGCTGCTCTCGCCGGTGCTCGGGCGCGGGGAGTTCCACTGGGTGCTCGCGGTCGCGGCCGAGGGCCTGTCGACGCCGACGGTGTACGCCGAGTGTGACCGGCTGCGCCATGCCGCGGGTGTCGAGGTTCCGGAGCCGGCCGTCGACGACGCGCTGATGGCGGCGCTGCGCTCCGGGGACGCGAAGGCGCTCGGGGCCGCGCTGTCCAACGACCTGCAGGACGCCGCGGTCGGGCTGCGGCCCGCCCTGGCCCAGACCCTCGGCGCCGCGGCCGAACTCGGCGCGCTCGGGGCGATCGTCTCCGGCAGCGGCCCGACGGTCGCGTTCCTGGTCCGCTCGCCCGAGGCCGCGATCGACGTCGCCGTCGGGCTGACCGCGATGGGCCTGTGCCGCGACGTGAAGCGGGCCGGCGGCCCCGTCCCCGGCGCCAAGGTGCTCCGTACGTGA
- the rsmA gene encoding 16S rRNA (adenine(1518)-N(6)/adenine(1519)-N(6))-dimethyltransferase RsmA — translation MSDGLLGPAQIRALAAEHGISPTKTLGQNFVIDPNTVRRIVRVAEVGPSDVVLEVGPGLGSLTLALLPAAARVVAVEIDPRLAAALPGTVAAQAPERADRLDVVCADALRVAAADLPAEPTALVANLPYNVAVPVLLHALETFPSLARALVMVQAEVAERLAATPGSRVYGVPSVKARWYAEVSRAGSVGAAVFWPAPRVESGLVLLRRREPPAADRAETFAVIDAAFAQRRKMLRAALAGWAGSSAAATAALEAAGVDPTARGEALDVGDFARIAAHRPRP, via the coding sequence GTGAGCGACGGCCTGCTGGGGCCCGCACAGATCCGCGCGCTCGCTGCCGAGCACGGGATCAGCCCCACGAAGACCCTCGGGCAGAACTTCGTCATCGACCCGAACACGGTGCGGCGCATCGTGCGCGTCGCCGAGGTCGGGCCGTCCGACGTGGTGCTGGAGGTGGGCCCCGGCCTCGGGTCGCTGACGCTCGCCCTGCTGCCGGCCGCCGCGCGCGTCGTCGCCGTCGAGATCGACCCGCGCCTGGCCGCCGCGCTGCCGGGGACGGTGGCGGCGCAGGCGCCGGAGCGGGCCGACCGTCTCGACGTCGTCTGCGCGGACGCGCTACGGGTCGCCGCGGCCGACCTGCCCGCGGAGCCGACCGCGCTGGTCGCGAACCTGCCCTACAACGTCGCGGTGCCGGTGCTGCTGCACGCGCTGGAGACGTTCCCGTCGCTCGCGCGGGCGCTGGTGATGGTCCAGGCCGAGGTGGCCGAGCGGCTCGCCGCGACGCCCGGCAGCCGCGTCTACGGCGTCCCGTCGGTGAAGGCGCGCTGGTACGCCGAGGTCAGCCGGGCCGGTTCGGTGGGGGCGGCGGTGTTCTGGCCGGCGCCGCGGGTCGAGTCCGGGTTGGTGCTGCTGCGGCGGCGCGAGCCCCCGGCCGCCGACCGCGCCGAGACGTTCGCGGTGATCGACGCCGCCTTCGCGCAACGGCGCAAGATGCTGCGCGCCGCGCTCGCGGGGTGGGCCGGGTCGTCCGCCGCCGCGACCGCCGCGCTCGAGGCCGCGGGCGTCGACCCCACCGCCCGCGGGGAGGCCCTCGACGTGGGTGACTTCGCCCGCATCGCCGCCCACAGGCCGCGCCCGTAG
- a CDS encoding peptidase E, whose translation MPADAPTILATSGGLQLGHRTRYEFSPLTEYAVELSGVAGRAPRICLLTTALGDDRAMLTLLYEAAQVAGWVPSHLALFPMPNVPDISAHLLAQDVIWVGGGSAAGLLAMWRLHGVDVAMRTAWEAGVVLTGVSAGSLCWHVGGTTDSFGPDLRPVTNGLALLPFSNGVHYDSESQRRPLFHRLVADGTLPDGYATSDGAGLLYRGTEFVEALIERDDAAAYSVAGVNGRAVETPLDVRRL comes from the coding sequence ATGCCTGCAGACGCGCCCACCATTCTGGCGACCAGCGGCGGCCTCCAGCTCGGCCACCGCACCCGGTACGAGTTCTCGCCGCTCACGGAGTACGCCGTCGAGCTGTCCGGGGTGGCCGGCCGGGCGCCGCGGATCTGCCTGCTCACGACCGCCCTCGGCGACGACCGCGCGATGCTGACCCTGCTCTACGAGGCCGCGCAGGTCGCCGGCTGGGTGCCCAGTCATCTCGCGCTGTTCCCGATGCCGAACGTCCCGGACATTTCCGCGCACCTGCTCGCCCAGGACGTGATCTGGGTCGGCGGCGGCAGCGCCGCGGGCCTGCTGGCGATGTGGCGCCTGCACGGCGTCGACGTCGCGATGCGGACGGCCTGGGAGGCCGGCGTGGTGCTCACCGGCGTCAGCGCGGGCTCGCTGTGCTGGCACGTCGGCGGGACGACCGACTCGTTCGGCCCGGACCTGCGTCCGGTCACGAACGGCCTCGCCCTGCTGCCGTTCTCCAACGGCGTCCACTACGACTCCGAGTCCCAGCGCCGTCCGCTGTTCCACCGCCTCGTCGCCGACGGGACGCTGCCGGACGGCTACGCGACCTCCGACGGCGCCGGTCTGCTCTACCGGGGCACCGAGTTCGTCGAGGCCCTGATCGAACGCGACGACGCGGCCGCCTACTCCGTTGCGGGAGTGAACGGCCGCGCCGTGGAGACGCCGTTGGACGTGCGTCGGCTCTAG
- a CDS encoding resuscitation-promoting factor produces the protein MTAFVSFDKTIELTVDGETKKVHTFAGTVAGVLEREGIQVTEHDVVVPPLDRPVAEGQRIAIRFGRPIDLEVDGATRRVWVTATSVDAALGELGLRDDNMYVSASRSSAIGREGLKLRVLTPRDVTVVADGKTRELSTVATSVRQVLLEAGISLGALDEVGPKLDAAPKDGSTIRVVRVDSRRITVKVDIPFKVREIKDRTMYFGETKVVKKGVKGVKELTLDLISKDGKVAKRDTVSSRVLKEPVEQVVRIGTKAGQYGRTGAENLNWAALAECESGGNPRAVNPAGPYYGLYQFNAPTWRSVGGSGLPHQAPPREQTYRAQLLYKERGASPWPVCGRRLFS, from the coding sequence GTGACGGCTTTCGTCAGCTTCGACAAGACCATCGAGCTGACCGTCGACGGTGAGACGAAGAAGGTGCACACCTTCGCCGGCACCGTCGCCGGAGTCCTCGAGCGCGAGGGCATTCAGGTCACTGAGCACGACGTCGTGGTTCCCCCGCTCGACCGTCCGGTCGCGGAGGGCCAGCGCATCGCGATCCGGTTCGGCCGCCCGATCGACCTCGAGGTCGACGGCGCCACCCGTCGCGTGTGGGTCACGGCGACCAGCGTCGACGCCGCTCTCGGCGAGCTGGGTCTGCGCGACGACAACATGTACGTCTCCGCGTCGCGGTCCTCCGCGATCGGCCGCGAGGGCCTCAAGCTCCGCGTCCTCACCCCGCGTGACGTCACCGTCGTCGCGGACGGCAAGACCCGCGAGCTCTCGACGGTCGCGACGAGCGTCCGCCAGGTTCTCCTCGAGGCCGGCATCTCGCTCGGTGCGCTCGACGAGGTCGGCCCGAAGCTCGACGCCGCTCCGAAGGACGGCTCGACGATCCGCGTCGTCCGCGTCGACTCGCGCCGCATCACGGTGAAGGTCGACATCCCCTTCAAGGTCCGCGAGATCAAGGACCGCACGATGTACTTCGGCGAGACGAAGGTCGTGAAGAAGGGCGTCAAGGGCGTCAAGGAGCTGACGCTCGACCTGATCAGCAAGGACGGCAAGGTCGCCAAGCGCGACACCGTCTCCAGCCGGGTTCTCAAGGAGCCGGTCGAGCAGGTCGTGCGCATCGGCACCAAGGCAGGCCAGTACGGCCGCACCGGCGCCGAGAACCTGAACTGGGCCGCGCTCGCGGAGTGCGAGTCGGGCGGGAACCCGCGTGCGGTGAACCCGGCCGGTCCGTACTACGGGCTCTACCAGTTCAACGCCCCCACGTGGCGCTCGGTCGGAGGCTCCGGCCTCCCGCACCAGGCCCCGCCGCGTGAGCAGACCTACCGGGCCCAACTCCTCTACAAGGAGCGCGGCGCGAGCCCCTGGCCCGTGTGCGGCCGCCGCCTCTTCTCCTGA
- a CDS encoding TatD family hydrolase, with the protein MAQRQRRDGKENTDAAPPAPEPLEVPVPDAHTHLDLQEPDVGAAVAAATAVGVPTLIQIGIDVPSSHWAADVAAEHDAVWATVALHPNEAPRLADLDAALAEIDALAARPEVRGIGETGLDYFRTEGENNHALQQESFRRHIEIAKRHDKTLVIHDRDAHSDVLRILREEGAPERVVFHCYSGDVGMARTCADAGYVLSFAGNVTYKANQYLRDALAFAPRDLLLVETDAPFLTPLPFRGRPNAPYLIPLTVRAMAQVRGEDPNELGVALAATTERMFGPF; encoded by the coding sequence ATGGCGCAGCGGCAACGCCGGGACGGCAAGGAGAACACCGACGCAGCACCGCCCGCCCCGGAGCCGCTCGAGGTTCCGGTGCCCGACGCGCACACGCACCTGGACCTGCAGGAGCCCGACGTCGGCGCCGCGGTCGCGGCCGCGACCGCGGTCGGCGTCCCGACGCTGATCCAGATCGGCATCGACGTCCCGTCCTCGCACTGGGCGGCGGACGTCGCGGCCGAGCACGACGCGGTGTGGGCCACGGTCGCGCTGCACCCCAACGAGGCCCCGCGCCTGGCGGACCTCGACGCCGCTCTTGCCGAGATCGACGCCCTGGCGGCGCGGCCGGAGGTACGGGGGATCGGCGAGACCGGGCTCGACTACTTCCGCACCGAGGGCGAGAACAACCACGCGCTGCAGCAGGAGTCGTTCCGCCGGCACATCGAGATCGCCAAGCGGCACGACAAAACCCTGGTGATCCACGATCGTGACGCCCACTCAGATGTCTTGCGCATCCTGCGTGAGGAAGGCGCTCCGGAGCGTGTCGTCTTCCACTGCTACTCCGGCGACGTCGGCATGGCGCGCACGTGCGCGGACGCGGGCTACGTTCTGTCGTTCGCAGGCAATGTCACGTACAAGGCGAACCAGTACCTGCGGGACGCGCTGGCCTTCGCCCCGCGGGACCTGCTCCTGGTCGAGACCGACGCCCCGTTCCTGACCCCGCTGCCGTTCCGCGGCCGGCCCAACGCGCCGTACCTGATTCCCTTGACGGTGCGGGCGATGGCGCAGGTCAGGGGCGAGGACCCCAACGAGCTCGGCGTGGCCCTCGCGGCCACGACGGAGCGGATGTTCGGCCCGTTCTGA